Proteins co-encoded in one Populus trichocarpa isolate Nisqually-1 chromosome 10, P.trichocarpa_v4.1, whole genome shotgun sequence genomic window:
- the LOC7459976 gene encoding protein NPGR2 isoform X1 has product MRLKNWIKRWGLGVRGKLWKMMKCIRSGEQLRLDDMASSSESLATRDYSVSYSSQAAGVDTKVENSNIEEAESSLRESGYLNYEEARALLGRLEYQKGNIEAALQVFEGIDIASVSSKIKLSLSRRCEQNRRRSQSDAAPPMSMHAISLLLEAIFLKVKSLQGLGQFEEAAQSCKVILDTIETALPEGIPESVSADCKLQDILNKAVELLPELWKLTGSPQEAILSYRRALLYYWNLDTETTSKIEKELAVFLLYSGSDASPPNLRSQVDGSFVPRNNIEEAILLLLILLRKFAVKKIEWDPTIMYHLSFALSISGEQRALAHQVEELLPGIMERRERYSILALCYHGEGEEMIALNLLRNLLFNRGNPDCVLELLLASNICAKNTVCVEEGISYASRALSELCGRCNQMESVANCLQGILLSTQSRSVASDSERISKQSEALEMLESAEKMMIERDPSIIFHLSLENAEQRKLDAALYHAKQLLKLEAGSSVRSYILLARILSAQKRFVDAENVINAALDQTGKWDQGELLRTKAKLQIAQGQLKKAIETYTRLLAIIQIQTKSLGAGKKLAKNQRNSWSLEMETWHDLANVYTSLSQWRDAEVCLSKSKTLSPYSASRWHSTGLLYEAKGLHQEALKAFKAALDAEPNHVPSLVSTACVLRRLGSQSIPIIRSFLTDAIRLDKANHSAWYNLGLLYKADPSASALEAAECFEAAAFLEDSAPVESFR; this is encoded by the exons ATGAGACTTAAGAATTGGATAAAAAGGTGGGGACTTGGCGTTAGAGGGAAATTGTGGAAGATGATGAAGTGCATACGTTCTGGGGAGCAGCTACGATTAGATGACATGGCTTCCTCTTCAGAGTCCTTGGCAACTCGGGACTACTCAGTCAGTTATTCATCTCAAGCTGCTGGGGTAGATACAAAGGTTGAGAATAGCAACATTGAAGAAGCAGAGTCATCCCTTCGTGAGAGTGGTTATCTCAACTATGAG GAAGCTAGAGCATTATTGGGAAGGCTTGAGTATCAAAAGGGAAATATAGAGGCAGCACTTCAAGTGTTTGAGGGAATTGACATTGCTTCTGTGAGCTCTAAAATAAAACTCTCCCTTTCTAGAAGATGTGAACAAAATCGACGTCGTTCTCAAAGTGATGCTGCCCCTCCCATGTCTATGCATGCTATTAGCTTACTTCTCGAAGCTATTTTTCTCAAAGTAAAATCGTTGCAGGGTCTTGGACAGTTTGAAG AAGCTGCGCAATCATGCAAAGTGATTTTGGACACTATTGAGACTGCATTGCCAGAAGGCATACCAGAAAGTGTTTCTGCAGATTGTAAACTACAGGATATTCTAAACAAAGCTGTTGAACTGCTTCCAGAGTTATGGAAACTCACTGGGTCTCCCCAAGAAGCTATCTTGTCGTACCGCCGGGCTCTCCTATATTATTGGAATCTGGATACAGAGACCACATCTAAGATAGAAAAGGAACTTGCCGTTTTTCTGTTGTATAGTGGTAGCGATGCAAGTCCTCCTAATCTCCGTTCACAGGTGGACGGATCTTTTGTACCAAGAAACAATATAGAAGAGGCTATTCTTCTGTTATTAATTCTATTAAGAAAATTTGCTGTCAAAAAGATTGAGTGGGACCCGACAATCATGTATCACCTTTCTTTTGCACTATCTATTTCAGGGGAACAGAGAGCACTGGCCCATCAGGTGGAAGAGTTGCTTCCAGGGATCATGGAAAGGAGAGAAAGATATAGCATTCTCGCTCTCTGTTATCATGGAGAGGGTGAGGAAATGATTGCTTTGAATCTTCTGAGGAATTTGCTGTTTAACAGAGGAAACCCAGACTGTGTTTTGGAATTATTATTGGCTTCAAACATTTGCGCAAAGAATACGGTTTGCGTGGAAGAAGGGATAAGTTATGCTTCCAGGGCGCTTTCTGAGTTGTGTGGTAGATGCAACCAGATGGAAAGTGTTGCAAACTGCTTACAGGGTATTTTACTGTCAACTCAATCCAGATCAGTTGCTTCTGATTCTGAGAGAATTTCAAAACAAAGTGAAGCACTTGAGATGCTGGAAAGTGCTGAAAAAATGATGATAGAAAGAGATCCATCTATCATATTCCATCTCAGTCTAGAAAATGCTGAGCAGAGAAAGTTGGATGCTGCCCTTTACCATGCGAAGCAGCTTTTGAAACTGGAGGCTGGGTCTAGTGTTAGAAGTTATATCCTTTTGGCTCGAATATTGTCAGCTCAAAAACGGTTTGTTGACGCAGAGAATGTAATCAATGCTGCTCTAGATCAAACTGGGAAGTGGGATCAAGGGGAACTGCTGCGGACAAAAGCTAAACTCCAGATTGCACAGGGGCAATTAAAGAAGGCCATAGAGACCTACACTCGTCTTCTTGCTATCATCCAAATTCAAACTAAAAGCTTAGGTGCTGGGAAGAAGCTTGCGAAG AATCAGAGAAACAGCTGGAGTTTGGAAATGGAAACATGGCACGATCTGGCTAATGTGTACACAAGTTTGTCACAGTGGCGGGATGCTGAGGTCTGCCTTTCAAAATCAAAGACTCTCAGCCCTTATTCTGCTTCAAGATGGCACTCCACAG GTTTACTCTATGAAGCAAAGGGCTTGCATCAAGAGGCTCTGAAAGCATTCAAGGCAGCATTAGATGCGGAACCCAACCATGTCCCAAGCTTGGTATCCACTGCCTGTGTCCTCAGGCGACTTGGTAGTCAATCAATACCAATTATCAGAAGCTTTCTCACTGATGCTATTCGACTTGACAAAGCAAACCATTCTGCATGGTACAACCTTGGACTACTCTACAAGGCTGATCCCAGTGCATCAGCACTTGAGGCAGCCGAATGCTTCGAGGCTGCAGCGTTTCTGGAAGATTCTGCACCAGTTGAGTCCTTCAGATGA
- the LOC7459976 gene encoding protein NPGR2 isoform X2, with product MSMHAISLLLEAIFLKVKSLQGLGQFEEAAQSCKVILDTIETALPEGIPESVSADCKLQDILNKAVELLPELWKLTGSPQEAILSYRRALLYYWNLDTETTSKIEKELAVFLLYSGSDASPPNLRSQVDGSFVPRNNIEEAILLLLILLRKFAVKKIEWDPTIMYHLSFALSISGEQRALAHQVEELLPGIMERRERYSILALCYHGEGEEMIALNLLRNLLFNRGNPDCVLELLLASNICAKNTVCVEEGISYASRALSELCGRCNQMESVANCLQGILLSTQSRSVASDSERISKQSEALEMLESAEKMMIERDPSIIFHLSLENAEQRKLDAALYHAKQLLKLEAGSSVRSYILLARILSAQKRFVDAENVINAALDQTGKWDQGELLRTKAKLQIAQGQLKKAIETYTRLLAIIQIQTKSLGAGKKLAKNQRNSWSLEMETWHDLANVYTSLSQWRDAEVCLSKSKTLSPYSASRWHSTGLLYEAKGLHQEALKAFKAALDAEPNHVPSLVSTACVLRRLGSQSIPIIRSFLTDAIRLDKANHSAWYNLGLLYKADPSASALEAAECFEAAAFLEDSAPVESFR from the exons ATGTCTATGCATGCTATTAGCTTACTTCTCGAAGCTATTTTTCTCAAAGTAAAATCGTTGCAGGGTCTTGGACAGTTTGAAG AAGCTGCGCAATCATGCAAAGTGATTTTGGACACTATTGAGACTGCATTGCCAGAAGGCATACCAGAAAGTGTTTCTGCAGATTGTAAACTACAGGATATTCTAAACAAAGCTGTTGAACTGCTTCCAGAGTTATGGAAACTCACTGGGTCTCCCCAAGAAGCTATCTTGTCGTACCGCCGGGCTCTCCTATATTATTGGAATCTGGATACAGAGACCACATCTAAGATAGAAAAGGAACTTGCCGTTTTTCTGTTGTATAGTGGTAGCGATGCAAGTCCTCCTAATCTCCGTTCACAGGTGGACGGATCTTTTGTACCAAGAAACAATATAGAAGAGGCTATTCTTCTGTTATTAATTCTATTAAGAAAATTTGCTGTCAAAAAGATTGAGTGGGACCCGACAATCATGTATCACCTTTCTTTTGCACTATCTATTTCAGGGGAACAGAGAGCACTGGCCCATCAGGTGGAAGAGTTGCTTCCAGGGATCATGGAAAGGAGAGAAAGATATAGCATTCTCGCTCTCTGTTATCATGGAGAGGGTGAGGAAATGATTGCTTTGAATCTTCTGAGGAATTTGCTGTTTAACAGAGGAAACCCAGACTGTGTTTTGGAATTATTATTGGCTTCAAACATTTGCGCAAAGAATACGGTTTGCGTGGAAGAAGGGATAAGTTATGCTTCCAGGGCGCTTTCTGAGTTGTGTGGTAGATGCAACCAGATGGAAAGTGTTGCAAACTGCTTACAGGGTATTTTACTGTCAACTCAATCCAGATCAGTTGCTTCTGATTCTGAGAGAATTTCAAAACAAAGTGAAGCACTTGAGATGCTGGAAAGTGCTGAAAAAATGATGATAGAAAGAGATCCATCTATCATATTCCATCTCAGTCTAGAAAATGCTGAGCAGAGAAAGTTGGATGCTGCCCTTTACCATGCGAAGCAGCTTTTGAAACTGGAGGCTGGGTCTAGTGTTAGAAGTTATATCCTTTTGGCTCGAATATTGTCAGCTCAAAAACGGTTTGTTGACGCAGAGAATGTAATCAATGCTGCTCTAGATCAAACTGGGAAGTGGGATCAAGGGGAACTGCTGCGGACAAAAGCTAAACTCCAGATTGCACAGGGGCAATTAAAGAAGGCCATAGAGACCTACACTCGTCTTCTTGCTATCATCCAAATTCAAACTAAAAGCTTAGGTGCTGGGAAGAAGCTTGCGAAG AATCAGAGAAACAGCTGGAGTTTGGAAATGGAAACATGGCACGATCTGGCTAATGTGTACACAAGTTTGTCACAGTGGCGGGATGCTGAGGTCTGCCTTTCAAAATCAAAGACTCTCAGCCCTTATTCTGCTTCAAGATGGCACTCCACAG GTTTACTCTATGAAGCAAAGGGCTTGCATCAAGAGGCTCTGAAAGCATTCAAGGCAGCATTAGATGCGGAACCCAACCATGTCCCAAGCTTGGTATCCACTGCCTGTGTCCTCAGGCGACTTGGTAGTCAATCAATACCAATTATCAGAAGCTTTCTCACTGATGCTATTCGACTTGACAAAGCAAACCATTCTGCATGGTACAACCTTGGACTACTCTACAAGGCTGATCCCAGTGCATCAGCACTTGAGGCAGCCGAATGCTTCGAGGCTGCAGCGTTTCTGGAAGATTCTGCACCAGTTGAGTCCTTCAGATGA